CTAAcctctaactatctatctatctatctatggcttttttttaaaaaaaatctaggtttgtatatctatctatctatctatctatctatctatctatctatctatctatttatctatttatctatccatctctttttttaattatcttttttttatatatatatctattatttatatttatgcTGACACCTCTTGGCTTTTCCATCTCTCTATCTGTATCTATATTTCTACgtattttttatctatctatctatctatctattatttaATCTATATTTTTGacttctgtatctatctatctccttttttatgtttttttttatagctatcTATTATTTATCTTTGTGCTGATACCTCTTGGCTTTTCCATCTCTCTATCTGTATCTCTCTGTATCTATCTTTCTATGTATTTCTTTTTATatctctatctttctatctatctatctatctatctatctatctatctatctatctatctatctatctatctatctacatctatgtatgtatgtatctatctatttATCACTCTCTAACTGTTGATGTTTATCTatctttgtatctctctctctctctctctttctttctctatatatacacacacacctatctatgggtttgatttactaaaactggggagtgtaaaatctgttgcagctgtgcatggtagccaatcagctttcaggttttattgttaaagcgtatttgaacaagctgaagttagaagctgataggctaccatgcacatctgcaccagatgttgaactctccagttttagtgaatcagtCCCTATATAACTCTAGCTGTATAGGTATCTCTGTATGGATGTCTGTGTCCATGGGATAATAAGGAGAGGTGTTGGTTGATGTGTACTGAccagttccttcttcctcctctcctccttgaCATCAGTCTTCTTGATCTCAGCTTTGAAGGCCTCTGTCTCCCCATTCTGCTCGTCTTTGGCCAGCAGATCCATGAGGTAGGCGATGTAGCTGGTGGCCAGTCGGAGGGTTTTGATCTTGGAGAGTTTGGTGTCGGCGGGCACATTGGGGATACAGTCCCGGAGCTCGGCGAAGGCGCTGTTTATACTCTGAGTCCTGCGCCTCTCTTTGCGGTTGGCGGTCCCCCTCCGCTTCACAGGCCTTTGCATCAAGCCTCCGGCCCCGCTTCCCGGGACACCCCCGTAATGGGAGTGGTCCAGGCCGGCCGCGCCATTGGCGTACTCCGGACTATAGGAAGGTGCCATGCTGTAGTCGGGGGGAGACATCTCGGGGTGGCTGATGAGCCAGCCGTGGAAATAGGGGTTCTCTTCGTGGCAGCGGCTGGCGGCGGCGGCGGCTGCGGCGGCCGCAAACGGGTAACCATCGTGGTGCACCACCGGGTGGTGAGGAAATCCCCCGACCAGGCTCATGGCTCCTCTGCACCTTGTGCCAAGTCCTTTCCCTGGGTCTGGGCTGAGGAATagaagacaagggggggggggatgacagaTCGTCTATGTCCAGCTCTCCATAGATAGATCCCCGATCAGATCGCACTGTCAATGGAGCAGCAGGTAACAATCAGATCTATTGAACGATTCAAGTATTAGAAGGCATCAGGCATTGCATATGGGAGTTGTCAAGGTCCTGCCATAAAACAGCTGCATTAGGTGCAATCAAGTGATCTGTTACTTACAGCAGTAAATCTTGTCCATAGTCCCCAACGGGAAGTTCCCCAAGATCTCTGATCAGGTGTCACTAGGAGCTGTCATCCATTGCACCCCTTCCATCCATAGACAGGGGAGCCTGTCTCATCAGACACCTACAGGAGACCTACCTCCCTGTGTCTTCCCTGCACCCCATACTGCAGCACTGGCACTATTTCCCAGCAACAACTCCATGTACAGCTACATCTTCAGGGAGGCTGGGGTTAATATATGTCGTCAGAGGCCCAATCAGCCAATCCCGGGCAAGGAGGGGCGTGGCCGCGCACGTTCAGCCATAAACCTTTTTGATGTTCACTCTGCTAATTGTAGGACTTCTATTTCCTGATTGGCTGCCTCTGCACAACCATAATATCATTAAAACAAGAAAGGACTCCTCCATCGACAGAGGTTAATGCAAGTGTGCAGCAGATGctttacagtatacacacacatgtatatttatttattgattgattgatGTACATTTATTGATACTAATCAATAAACTGGATTAACCCAATTCAGGTACAGTATCTTTTCTGGGCAACTTTGCTATCAGAATTTATTGTCATTAT
This window of the Aquarana catesbeiana isolate 2022-GZ linkage group LG01, ASM4218655v1, whole genome shotgun sequence genome carries:
- the HAND2 gene encoding heart- and neural crest derivatives-expressed protein 2; amino-acid sequence: MSLVGGFPHHPVVHHDGYPFAAAAAAAAASRCHEENPYFHGWLISHPEMSPPDYSMAPSYSPEYANGAAGLDHSHYGGVPGSGAGGLMQRPVKRRGTANRKERRRTQSINSAFAELRDCIPNVPADTKLSKIKTLRLATSYIAYLMDLLAKDEQNGETEAFKAEIKKTDVKEERRKKELNELLKNTVSSNDKKTKGRTGWPQHVWALELKQ